One window from the genome of Rufibacter tibetensis encodes:
- a CDS encoding family 43 glycosylhydrolase, producing MDKPIEKDLMKSCLSLCVALILLVSACTQQITTNSGSSAQNTKSPQENYSAYLFAYFTGNTKEEEAIRFAISNDGYNYRALNGNQPIIPSAQISSTGGVRDPHILRGADGKTFYMVVTDMVSANGWSSNRAMVLLKSTDLVNWTSSVVNIQKRFPGNENLLRVWAPQTIYDPEAKKYMVYFSMKHGEDPDKIYYAYANKEFTDLESEPKQLYFSPTNGAAIDGDIVFKDGKYHLFFKTEGQGSGIKVAVSDKLTEGYVLKDRYVQQTTDPVEGAGVFKLINEPGYILMYDVYTKGRYQFTRTTDLENFTVVDQDVSMNFHPRHGTVIPITAQESEALVSKWMRAEDVLLSAQAQEIKKINVAIDSTKKTLRLPVKAGTNLSSLNPEFITFPGIKVSRSEGDFTKGGVNYTVGIKGQEPQTYTVTALEARNPILEGYFADPDIIYAEKTGRYYIYPTSDGFNGWSGTYFKTFSSSDLVNWKDEGVILDLPKDVSWGKRNAWAPAIIEKKVNGQYKYFYYFTAAQKIGVAMSDSPTGPFVDSGKPLVDKFPEGVKGGQQIDPDVFTDPKTGKSYLYWGNGYMAGAELNEDMVSIKPNSTKVLTPDRTFREGTHVFFRNGTYYVMWSEDDTRSENYRVRYGTMTSPLGKITVPANNLVVAKDPATGIYATGHNSVIQVPGKDEWYIVYHRFNYPKGITMGSAAGFNREVSIDRMEFNQDGTIKQVKPTHEGIKPVKL from the coding sequence ATGGATAAACCTATTGAAAAAGATTTGATGAAAAGCTGCCTAAGCCTTTGTGTTGCCTTGATTTTACTTGTGTCTGCCTGCACACAACAGATTACAACCAATTCTGGGTCTTCGGCCCAAAACACCAAAAGCCCGCAGGAGAACTACAGTGCGTACCTGTTCGCTTATTTTACCGGGAACACAAAAGAGGAAGAGGCTATCAGGTTTGCCATCAGCAATGACGGGTATAATTACCGGGCTCTTAACGGAAACCAGCCTATCATTCCTTCTGCCCAGATTAGTTCTACCGGCGGAGTGCGTGACCCGCATATTTTGCGCGGTGCCGATGGAAAGACCTTTTACATGGTGGTGACCGACATGGTGTCGGCAAACGGCTGGAGCTCCAACCGGGCCATGGTCCTGTTGAAATCTACAGACCTGGTTAACTGGACCTCCAGCGTGGTCAACATACAGAAACGGTTCCCGGGAAACGAGAACCTGCTAAGGGTATGGGCTCCCCAGACCATTTATGACCCTGAGGCCAAAAAGTATATGGTTTACTTCTCTATGAAGCACGGCGAAGACCCGGATAAAATCTACTATGCCTATGCAAACAAAGAATTTACTGATCTGGAAAGCGAGCCCAAGCAACTGTACTTCAGTCCAACCAACGGTGCCGCCATTGATGGCGACATTGTCTTCAAAGACGGCAAGTACCACCTGTTCTTTAAAACCGAGGGGCAGGGCTCAGGCATAAAGGTGGCCGTCTCTGATAAACTGACCGAAGGCTATGTGTTGAAAGACCGCTACGTGCAACAGACTACAGACCCGGTAGAAGGAGCGGGGGTATTTAAGCTGATCAATGAGCCCGGTTACATTCTCATGTATGACGTGTACACCAAAGGCAGATACCAGTTCACCAGGACCACTGATCTGGAGAATTTTACCGTAGTAGACCAGGACGTGTCCATGAATTTTCACCCGCGCCATGGTACTGTTATTCCAATCACCGCCCAAGAATCTGAAGCATTGGTAAGTAAGTGGATGAGGGCCGAAGATGTGCTGCTTTCTGCGCAGGCGCAGGAAATCAAAAAGATAAACGTGGCAATTGACTCAACTAAAAAGACGCTTCGTTTGCCCGTGAAGGCGGGTACCAATCTAAGCTCCCTCAACCCAGAGTTCATCACCTTTCCCGGCATAAAAGTATCCCGTTCTGAGGGCGATTTTACCAAAGGAGGAGTAAACTACACAGTAGGGATTAAGGGCCAGGAACCCCAGACCTATACCGTTACGGCACTTGAGGCCCGTAACCCGATACTGGAAGGCTACTTCGCTGATCCAGATATCATCTATGCTGAGAAGACGGGCAGGTATTACATTTATCCAACCAGCGACGGGTTCAACGGCTGGTCGGGTACTTATTTCAAGACCTTTTCTTCCAGTGATCTGGTGAACTGGAAAGATGAAGGAGTAATTCTGGATTTACCCAAAGACGTGAGCTGGGGAAAAAGGAATGCCTGGGCTCCTGCTATCATTGAGAAAAAGGTAAACGGCCAGTACAAGTACTTCTATTACTTCACGGCGGCTCAAAAGATAGGGGTAGCGATGTCAGACAGCCCTACTGGCCCTTTTGTAGATTCAGGTAAACCGTTAGTAGATAAATTCCCTGAGGGGGTGAAAGGCGGCCAGCAAATTGACCCGGATGTGTTCACTGATCCTAAAACTGGAAAGAGTTATTTGTATTGGGGGAATGGCTACATGGCCGGTGCCGAACTAAACGAAGACATGGTGTCTATCAAGCCTAATAGCACTAAAGTACTCACGCCAGATAGGACCTTCAGAGAAGGAACCCACGTGTTTTTCAGAAACGGAACCTATTACGTGATGTGGTCCGAGGATGACACCCGTAGCGAGAACTACCGGGTACGGTACGGAACAATGACCTCACCCTTAGGAAAAATCACGGTTCCGGCTAATAACCTGGTCGTCGCCAAAGACCCTGCTACAGGTATCTATGCCACGGGCCACAATTCAGTTATTCAGGTGCCGGGCAAAGACGAGTGGTACATTGTCTACCACCGGTTCAACTATCCAAAAGGGATTACCATGGGCAGTGCCGCCGGGTTTAACCGCGAGGTGTCCATTGACAGAATGGAGTTCAATCAGGATGGTACCATCAAGCAGGTAAAACCCACCCATGAGGGAATTAAACCTGTAAAGCTGTAA
- a CDS encoding glycoside hydrolase family 43 protein codes for MKNYLLALLGYFLLPLLGIAQQRGTNEIRENVPLDSIIMSDPFILADKKTNTYYMTGTGGMLWESKDLKSWKGPFKVAKTDPNSWMGPKPMIWAAEIHPYKKKYYYFATFTNQAVKIDTVQGNVIERRASHVLVSDKPNGPYAPMKDPTYLPANQPTLDGTFWIDKDGKPYMVYCYEWLQNLNGTIEKIELKPDLSGTIGKGKVLFRAFDSPWSRDKDKSGKEGPHKVTDGPYLFKTGTGRLGMIWTSWVHDVYTQGVAYSKSGTLDGPWIHEKDPITPPNYGHGMLFHTLQGKLLMSVHSHRSVNGRYLRIPRLFEVDVSGDKLVVGKLYKP; via the coding sequence ATGAAAAACTATCTACTTGCTCTGCTTGGTTATTTTTTGCTTCCCTTACTGGGTATAGCCCAGCAAAGAGGCACTAATGAGATCAGAGAAAATGTCCCCCTAGATTCTATTATCATGAGTGATCCGTTCATTCTAGCAGACAAAAAAACCAACACGTACTACATGACCGGTACCGGAGGAATGCTGTGGGAAAGCAAGGACCTGAAATCCTGGAAAGGACCTTTTAAGGTGGCCAAAACAGACCCTAACTCCTGGATGGGCCCCAAACCGATGATCTGGGCCGCCGAGATCCATCCATATAAAAAAAAGTACTATTACTTCGCCACCTTTACAAACCAAGCCGTTAAGATTGACACCGTACAAGGGAATGTGATAGAACGCCGCGCCAGCCATGTCTTGGTAAGCGACAAACCAAATGGGCCTTACGCACCCATGAAAGACCCTACCTATTTGCCGGCTAATCAGCCTACTTTAGATGGAACTTTCTGGATTGATAAAGACGGCAAGCCTTACATGGTGTATTGCTACGAGTGGTTGCAGAACCTGAATGGCACCATTGAAAAGATAGAGCTAAAACCTGATCTAAGTGGTACCATTGGCAAAGGGAAAGTGCTGTTCAGAGCCTTTGATTCTCCCTGGAGTCGTGACAAAGACAAGTCCGGCAAAGAAGGCCCCCACAAAGTAACAGACGGCCCTTACCTATTCAAAACCGGAACCGGACGGCTGGGAATGATATGGACCAGCTGGGTTCACGATGTATACACCCAGGGAGTAGCCTACTCTAAAAGCGGAACTCTGGACGGCCCCTGGATTCATGAAAAAGACCCCATCACCCCTCCTAATTACGGGCACGGCATGTTGTTCCATACCTTGCAAGGCAAACTGCTAATGTCAGTCCATAGCCACCGAAGTGTTAACGGCAGATACCTCCGAATTCCCCGTTTATTTGAGGTAGATGTATCTGGTGATAAGTTGGTGGTAGGTAAATTATACAAACCCTGA
- a CDS encoding RagB/SusD family nutrient uptake outer membrane protein — MNKYIKVIIGACISLQTFTACDKSFLEEEVLSSYSPSTLSDPAGFEASLIGLYNHQSTLYSMSGAQGWLAVWQVGTDITWSVQPQGIELPYVNYATLTPLDGAAADTWRWAYVMVNNTNVIIKNIENPALTGISEDQKKRINAEARFFRGFAYNLLATAFGAVPLVTEPLSAPKTDFVRSSLAEVNKLIEDDLLFASANLQDVGTTKKTQARANKYMAHQLLSEAYLRMGKNAEAEAQANNVINSGKFSLIKARYGVKANQPGDPFSDMFIPGNQRRDQGNTEGIWVMEAENPRDVPGGMTGNPQHRRIWQASYHSRRGMLAADSLGGRGIARIRLNNFVLYGLYDKQDMRNSKYSIRREFWYNDPKFVDYKKKVPYTGPDTLFIINPYITKWSHFDPQDVFGFGMWKDFILMRLGETYLLRAEAQVKQGKMAEAAASINVLRERANAPRVTAADMNLDFILDERIRELIGEENRRLTLMRTGTLVERAMRLNGNPPVNPITGLSKTHLLMPIPRNEIDLNKDAVLEQNPGYN; from the coding sequence ATGAACAAGTATATAAAAGTTATAATTGGCGCTTGTATAAGCCTTCAGACGTTTACCGCCTGTGATAAGTCTTTTCTGGAGGAAGAAGTCCTGAGTTCCTACTCTCCCTCAACCTTAAGTGACCCAGCCGGCTTTGAGGCCTCTTTGATTGGCTTGTACAACCACCAAAGCACCTTATATTCCATGAGTGGCGCCCAAGGCTGGTTAGCTGTTTGGCAAGTTGGAACAGATATCACCTGGTCAGTGCAGCCACAAGGCATTGAACTTCCCTATGTAAACTACGCCACCTTAACCCCTTTAGACGGAGCCGCAGCAGATACCTGGAGATGGGCCTATGTGATGGTGAACAACACCAATGTGATCATTAAGAATATTGAGAATCCTGCCCTTACTGGTATTTCCGAAGATCAGAAAAAGAGGATAAATGCTGAAGCACGCTTTTTCAGGGGTTTTGCCTACAACCTGTTAGCTACTGCATTTGGTGCAGTTCCGTTAGTCACAGAGCCTCTAAGTGCCCCAAAGACTGACTTTGTAAGGTCTTCTTTAGCAGAAGTGAACAAGTTGATTGAAGACGATCTATTGTTTGCGTCTGCAAATCTTCAGGACGTTGGCACCACGAAAAAAACACAGGCAAGAGCAAATAAGTACATGGCCCACCAGCTTTTATCTGAAGCCTACCTGAGAATGGGAAAAAATGCCGAAGCGGAGGCTCAGGCTAACAATGTCATCAACAGCGGTAAATTCAGTTTGATAAAAGCCCGTTACGGAGTAAAGGCAAACCAACCAGGAGATCCGTTCTCTGATATGTTTATACCCGGAAACCAACGCAGAGACCAAGGCAACACAGAGGGTATCTGGGTAATGGAAGCGGAAAACCCCAGAGATGTTCCAGGGGGTATGACGGGTAACCCACAGCACCGCCGGATTTGGCAGGCCTCGTACCACAGCAGAAGAGGAATGCTTGCAGCCGATTCGCTTGGAGGACGTGGTATAGCCAGGATCAGACTTAACAACTTTGTTTTGTATGGCTTGTACGATAAACAGGACATGCGCAATTCAAAATACAGCATCCGCAGGGAATTCTGGTATAACGACCCAAAATTCGTTGACTACAAGAAGAAAGTACCTTACACAGGCCCCGATACCTTATTTATCATCAACCCATATATCACCAAGTGGAGTCACTTTGATCCACAAGATGTATTTGGGTTTGGGATGTGGAAGGATTTCATCCTGATGCGGCTAGGGGAAACGTACCTGCTGCGCGCTGAGGCACAGGTTAAACAAGGCAAAATGGCAGAAGCAGCTGCTTCTATCAATGTTCTGAGAGAAAGAGCGAATGCCCCTCGTGTTACAGCAGCAGATATGAACCTTGACTTTATCTTAGATGAAAGAATCAGGGAACTTATAGGTGAGGAGAACCGTCGCTTAACCCTTATGCGGACCGGTACCCTTGTGGAGAGAGCCATGCGATTGAATGGGAATCCACCTGTTAACCCTATTACGGGCCTTTCAAAAACACACCTTCTAATGCCTATTCCAAGAAATGAGATAGACTTAAATAAAGATGCTGTTCTGGAGCAAAACCCTGGGTACAACTAG
- a CDS encoding glycoside hydrolase family 43 protein produces the protein MKRHSLTLLAVFLLIAGTTAVAQKKSRMPQEKDMKAYLMAYFKDDTHGLYFALSKDGYSFTDINNGKPVIAGDTIAEQRGIRDPYIMRGPDGTFYLAMTDLHIYAQKAGFRDTEWQRDGRQYGWGNNRALVLMKSKDLINWTRTILRVDQTFPELGDIGAAWAPEVIYDTAKKKLMLYYTMRFGNGHNKLYYAYMNDDFTQFETKPELLFQYPKDITYIDADITKVGNNYHMFYTPHDGTPGIKQAVSSSINSGYVYDPEWYDPEPKACEAPTVFKRIGQEKWVLVYDIYGIQPHNFGFSETTDFKTFNHLGHFNEGVMKATNFSSPKHSSFVHLTKKEAKRLAKHWGYKEKF, from the coding sequence ATGAAAAGACATTCCCTTACACTGCTAGCGGTTTTCTTGTTGATAGCAGGTACTACAGCCGTGGCTCAGAAGAAGTCCAGAATGCCTCAGGAAAAGGACATGAAGGCCTACCTGATGGCGTATTTTAAAGACGATACCCACGGACTGTATTTTGCTCTGAGCAAAGACGGCTACAGCTTTACAGATATAAACAATGGCAAACCTGTCATAGCCGGTGATACCATTGCCGAGCAGCGGGGCATTCGGGACCCTTATATCATGCGGGGGCCAGATGGTACGTTTTACCTGGCCATGACCGACCTTCACATTTATGCCCAGAAAGCTGGGTTCCGTGACACAGAATGGCAACGTGACGGCAGGCAATACGGCTGGGGGAACAACCGGGCGCTGGTGCTCATGAAGTCAAAAGACCTGATCAACTGGACCCGTACCATTCTGCGGGTAGATCAGACTTTCCCGGAGTTGGGAGATATTGGTGCCGCCTGGGCACCCGAAGTCATTTACGATACCGCCAAGAAGAAGCTGATGCTCTACTACACCATGCGCTTCGGGAACGGCCATAACAAACTGTACTACGCGTACATGAATGATGATTTCACCCAGTTTGAGACTAAGCCAGAGTTGCTGTTCCAATACCCCAAAGACATCACGTACATAGATGCGGATATCACCAAAGTAGGAAACAACTACCACATGTTTTACACGCCCCATGATGGCACGCCGGGTATTAAACAGGCGGTGTCCAGTTCCATTAACAGCGGTTATGTGTACGACCCAGAATGGTATGATCCAGAACCCAAGGCCTGCGAGGCGCCTACCGTGTTCAAGCGTATCGGGCAAGAAAAGTGGGTATTGGTCTACGACATCTATGGCATTCAGCCCCATAACTTCGGTTTCAGCGAAACTACTGATTTCAAGACCTTCAATCATCTGGGCCATTTCAACGAAGGCGTGATGAAAGCCACTAACTTTTCTTCTCCCAAGCACAGCTCCTTTGTGCATCTAACCAAGAAAGAGGCGAAGCGCCTGGCTAAGCATTGGGGGTACAAAGAAAAGTTTTAA
- a CDS encoding beta-galactosidase, whose product MRNIYVLLLFCLLTLTGQAQQLGDKPGTFTLGNKEFLLNGKPFVIRAAELHYPRIPREYWEHRIKLSKAMGMNTVCIYLFWNLHEQQPGQFDFKGQNDVAEFVKLVQKNGMYCIVRPGPYVCAEWDMGGLPWWLLKKEDVQVRTLQDPYFMDRTKLFLKEAAEQLAPMQIQNGGNIIMVQVENEYATFGNEQAYMEATRDAVREAGFDKVQLFRCDWPSNFNKYKLDGVATTLNFGAGTNIDNSFKAFQEMYPTAPLMCSEYWSGWFDHWGRPHETRSVSSFIGSLKDMMDRKISFSLYMAHGGTSFGQWGGANAPPYSAMATSYDYNAPVGEQGNTTEKFFAVRDLLKNYLQEGETLGEIPAAKTIISIPAFALNESAELFSNLPKANKTERIQPMENFDQGWGRILYRTTVPASASGQRLQITDVHDWATVFVNGKQVGKLDRRRGDNALKLPAFTGDAQMDILVEATGRVNYGKAIIDRKGITEKVEVSNGTKTTELKNWLVYNFPVEYDFQKKAKFKKGTATGPAWYRGTFNLNQTGDTFLDVSKWGKGMVWVNGQNLGRFWKIGPQQTLFVPGVWLKKGKNEIIVLDVDQPEAVTVAGLKEPILDQLRADESLLHRSKGQQLDLAGENPAHTGSFPAVSAWQEAKFDKAVTGRYFCFEALSAQKPDEPFTSVAELELLDEKGNPISRLKWKVVYADSEEVTSANNAADRVYDQQESTFWHTQYGAAKPKHPHQLVIDLGESVTVKGFRYLPRSDKNTSGMVKDYRVYVKDTPFKM is encoded by the coding sequence ATGCGAAATATTTACGTTTTACTTCTCTTTTGTCTGCTCACCCTTACTGGCCAGGCACAACAATTGGGTGACAAGCCCGGTACCTTTACCCTTGGGAACAAAGAATTCCTGCTCAACGGCAAACCCTTCGTGATTAGGGCGGCAGAACTGCACTATCCGCGTATTCCACGTGAATACTGGGAGCACCGCATCAAGCTGAGCAAAGCCATGGGCATGAACACCGTCTGCATTTACCTGTTCTGGAACCTGCACGAGCAGCAGCCTGGCCAGTTTGACTTCAAAGGCCAGAACGATGTAGCAGAGTTTGTGAAACTGGTGCAGAAGAACGGCATGTACTGCATTGTGCGCCCTGGTCCGTACGTGTGCGCAGAGTGGGACATGGGTGGTCTGCCCTGGTGGCTTTTGAAAAAAGAAGACGTACAGGTACGAACCCTGCAAGATCCTTATTTTATGGACCGTACCAAGCTGTTCCTGAAAGAGGCTGCCGAACAGTTAGCGCCCATGCAGATCCAGAATGGCGGGAACATTATCATGGTGCAGGTGGAGAATGAGTATGCCACTTTCGGCAATGAGCAAGCCTACATGGAAGCTACCCGTGACGCGGTGCGTGAGGCTGGGTTTGACAAGGTGCAGCTTTTCCGCTGTGACTGGCCTTCTAACTTCAACAAGTACAAACTAGACGGTGTGGCCACCACGCTCAACTTTGGAGCAGGCACCAACATAGACAATAGCTTCAAGGCGTTCCAAGAAATGTACCCAACTGCGCCGCTCATGTGCAGCGAGTACTGGTCGGGTTGGTTTGACCATTGGGGACGCCCGCACGAAACCCGCTCAGTGAGCAGCTTCATCGGGAGCCTGAAAGACATGATGGACCGCAAGATCTCCTTCAGTTTGTACATGGCGCACGGCGGTACTTCATTTGGGCAGTGGGGTGGCGCCAATGCACCTCCTTATTCGGCCATGGCCACTTCCTATGACTACAATGCCCCTGTAGGTGAGCAAGGCAATACCACCGAAAAGTTCTTCGCGGTACGTGACTTGCTCAAGAACTACCTGCAGGAAGGTGAGACCTTAGGGGAGATTCCGGCCGCCAAGACAATTATTTCAATTCCTGCTTTTGCGTTAAATGAAAGTGCCGAATTGTTCTCGAACTTACCCAAAGCAAACAAAACCGAGCGGATTCAACCCATGGAGAACTTTGACCAGGGGTGGGGCCGCATCCTGTACCGCACTACCGTGCCTGCCTCGGCTTCCGGGCAGAGACTGCAAATCACAGATGTGCATGACTGGGCCACGGTATTCGTGAACGGAAAACAAGTAGGAAAACTGGACCGCCGCAGAGGCGATAATGCCTTGAAACTGCCCGCCTTTACTGGTGATGCGCAAATGGATATCTTGGTGGAAGCTACAGGCCGGGTAAACTATGGCAAGGCAATCATTGACCGGAAAGGCATCACAGAGAAGGTGGAAGTGTCTAACGGCACGAAAACAACCGAACTCAAGAACTGGCTGGTTTATAATTTCCCGGTGGAGTATGACTTCCAAAAGAAAGCCAAATTCAAAAAAGGAACGGCAACCGGACCGGCTTGGTACCGGGGAACATTCAACCTGAACCAAACCGGCGATACTTTCTTAGATGTAAGCAAATGGGGCAAAGGCATGGTGTGGGTAAACGGCCAGAATTTGGGCCGTTTTTGGAAAATCGGTCCCCAACAAACGTTGTTCGTGCCGGGCGTGTGGCTCAAGAAAGGCAAGAACGAGATCATCGTACTGGACGTGGACCAGCCGGAGGCAGTAACCGTTGCAGGCTTGAAAGAACCTATATTGGACCAGCTTCGGGCAGATGAATCTTTGCTGCACCGGTCCAAAGGACAACAGCTGGACTTAGCTGGCGAGAATCCGGCGCACACGGGCTCGTTCCCGGCGGTAAGCGCCTGGCAAGAGGCCAAGTTTGACAAGGCTGTAACCGGACGTTATTTCTGCTTTGAAGCTTTGAGCGCGCAAAAACCAGATGAACCGTTTACCTCTGTAGCAGAACTGGAATTATTGGATGAGAAAGGAAACCCCATCTCGCGCCTGAAGTGGAAAGTAGTTTACGCCGACAGCGAAGAAGTAACCTCAGCTAACAACGCTGCTGACCGCGTGTATGACCAGCAGGAATCTACCTTCTGGCATACCCAATACGGCGCAGCAAAACCAAAGCACCCGCACCAATTGGTCATTGATTTAGGAGAATCAGTCACTGTAAAGGGCTTCCGGTATCTGCCAAGATCAGACAAAAACACCTCCGGAATGGTGAAAGATTACCGGGTTTACGTCAAAGACACTCCGTTCAAGATGTAG
- a CDS encoding family 43 glycosylhydrolase, producing MGFVAVAQTSQENIFRFQAKGNPIITHKFTADPAAMVKGDTLWLYAGHDFEGGQKGYKMKDWLVYSTTDLKNWNEYPVPLKITDFTWAKSGDAYAGHVVERNGKYYWYISTNWSGIGVAVADRPEGPFKDALGKPLLTNKDSFASSHSWATIDPAVFIDTDGQTWLFWGNRECYYAKLKENMIEIDDEIKRINFKDFNFTEAPWVHTYRGKYYLSYATGFPEKIEYAMADKIEGPYTSKVF from the coding sequence ATGGGCTTTGTCGCAGTAGCTCAGACGTCGCAGGAAAATATTTTCCGTTTTCAAGCCAAAGGCAATCCTATCATTACCCATAAGTTTACAGCCGATCCGGCAGCAATGGTAAAGGGAGATACGCTTTGGCTGTATGCAGGGCATGATTTTGAGGGCGGGCAGAAGGGCTATAAAATGAAAGACTGGCTGGTCTATTCTACCACTGATTTGAAGAACTGGAATGAATATCCTGTGCCTTTAAAAATAACTGATTTCACGTGGGCAAAAAGCGGAGATGCCTATGCGGGCCACGTGGTGGAGCGGAACGGAAAGTATTATTGGTATATCAGCACCAACTGGTCAGGCATCGGAGTTGCCGTTGCTGATCGGCCCGAAGGACCCTTCAAAGATGCCTTGGGGAAACCGCTTTTGACAAATAAAGACAGCTTTGCTTCCAGCCATTCCTGGGCTACCATAGACCCTGCTGTGTTTATAGATACTGATGGACAGACCTGGCTTTTTTGGGGCAACCGGGAGTGCTATTACGCCAAACTCAAAGAGAACATGATTGAGATTGACGATGAAATCAAAAGAATTAATTTCAAGGATTTCAATTTTACAGAAGCCCCTTGGGTGCATACCTACAGAGGGAAATACTATCTATCCTATGCAACCGGGTTTCCAGAGAAAATTGAATATGCCATGGCTGATAAAATTGAAGGGCCCTACACGTCAAAGGTATTCTAA
- a CDS encoding GH39 family glycosyl hydrolase: MKQKNYTVWNIRPIIIALTWVLVQGGISQKGNAQTKSGSQGEKVTMQVDLTKPIGPMYPAWAWFGYDEPNYTYMKDGKKLLSEIAQLSPVPVYVRTHSLLVTGNGEAALKWGSTNAYTEDAAGNPIYNWSIIDSIFDTFVQRGMKPLAQVGFMPQALSTNPEPYRHYWKPGDPYTDIITGWAYPPKDYNKWAELVYQWVKHSVERYGQKEVESWYWEPWNEPNGHYWKGSMEEFFKLYDYTADAIKRALPTAKVGGINIAGTGGRGAQNWLHAWAKHCLEGTNYATGKKGSPVDAILFHAKGGPRLVDGHVRMNMGTQLRDIEAGFKFVNAYPQFKNLPVIIGESDPEGCAACGMATNPENAYRNGTMYSSYTAASFARKYLLADLHKVNFAGAVSWSFEFENQPWFYGFRDLATNGVDKPVLNVFRMFGMMKGDRVNVSSTQAYGLRTAVDSSFHKSFTDINGLACKDAKEATVMLWNYHDDDIKSEAETVAVRINGIQAKKAKLTYYLIDSKHSNSYEIWKKMGSPKNPTAEQIKELEKAGQLQMAGSPKKIAIKNGTAVVDMSLERQGVALLKLQW, from the coding sequence ATGAAACAAAAGAATTACACGGTTTGGAACATAAGACCAATCATTATAGCCCTTACATGGGTACTTGTTCAAGGAGGCATATCACAGAAAGGAAACGCGCAAACAAAAAGCGGTAGCCAGGGAGAGAAAGTAACGATGCAGGTTGATCTCACGAAGCCTATTGGTCCTATGTACCCGGCCTGGGCTTGGTTTGGCTATGATGAGCCAAACTATACCTACATGAAGGACGGGAAGAAATTGCTTTCAGAAATTGCCCAATTAAGCCCCGTGCCGGTGTACGTCCGTACCCACAGCCTGTTGGTCACCGGCAACGGGGAAGCTGCCTTGAAGTGGGGCTCTACCAACGCCTATACCGAAGATGCTGCCGGGAATCCAATTTATAATTGGAGCATCATTGACAGTATTTTTGATACGTTTGTCCAGAGAGGCATGAAGCCCTTGGCGCAGGTAGGGTTTATGCCCCAAGCCCTTTCTACCAACCCCGAACCGTACCGGCATTATTGGAAGCCCGGCGATCCTTACACCGACATTATCACTGGTTGGGCCTATCCACCGAAAGATTACAACAAATGGGCGGAGCTGGTATACCAATGGGTGAAGCATTCGGTGGAGCGCTACGGGCAAAAGGAAGTAGAGAGTTGGTACTGGGAGCCATGGAATGAGCCGAACGGGCATTACTGGAAAGGCTCTATGGAAGAGTTCTTCAAATTGTATGATTATACCGCCGATGCGATTAAACGAGCCTTGCCTACCGCTAAAGTAGGAGGGATTAATATAGCTGGCACAGGTGGGAGAGGAGCACAGAATTGGTTGCATGCCTGGGCCAAGCACTGCCTGGAGGGCACCAACTATGCCACCGGCAAAAAAGGCTCTCCGGTTGATGCTATTCTTTTTCACGCCAAAGGAGGGCCACGTCTGGTGGATGGGCACGTGCGAATGAACATGGGTACTCAGTTACGGGACATAGAGGCAGGTTTCAAATTTGTGAATGCTTACCCGCAGTTTAAGAACTTACCAGTAATCATTGGCGAATCTGACCCGGAAGGATGTGCCGCCTGTGGCATGGCTACCAACCCCGAAAATGCTTACCGGAACGGCACCATGTACTCCAGCTATACCGCCGCCTCTTTTGCCCGCAAATACCTGCTGGCCGACCTGCACAAGGTGAACTTTGCCGGTGCTGTTTCCTGGTCGTTTGAGTTTGAGAACCAGCCTTGGTTTTATGGGTTCAGGGATTTGGCCACTAACGGTGTAGATAAACCGGTGCTAAATGTGTTCCGCATGTTTGGCATGATGAAAGGCGATAGAGTGAATGTAAGCTCAACTCAGGCATATGGTTTACGAACCGCCGTTGACTCTAGCTTTCACAAATCCTTCACCGACATTAATGGGTTAGCCTGTAAAGATGCCAAGGAAGCAACCGTCATGCTTTGGAACTACCATGACGATGACATCAAAAGCGAGGCTGAAACAGTAGCGGTGCGCATCAATGGGATACAAGCAAAAAAAGCCAAATTAACTTACTACCTCATAGACAGCAAGCACAGCAACTCCTATGAAATTTGGAAAAAGATGGGGTCACCTAAGAACCCTACTGCAGAACAAATCAAAGAATTGGAAAAAGCAGGCCAGTTGCAGATGGCAGGCTCACCTAAGAAAATCGCCATCAAAAACGGCACCGCAGTAGTAGATATGTCTTTAGAGCGGCAAGGTGTTGCGCTTCTGAAACTACAATGGTAA